A single window of Nocardia sp. NBC_01327 DNA harbors:
- a CDS encoding glycosyltransferase 87 family protein, with amino-acid sequence MSAVVALVLVFATVDPWLNESGGILAGGLDAHVYRDGGDRVLQGRPLYTESTFFGLLYTYTPFSALVFLPIVVVPWTWLTYSSLLLNAAVLYGCVLLCWRILGYRMTGRLAGISALLAITCLFLEPVRTTLFYGQINLVLMLLVLWDFSRPDNSRLRGIGVGVAAGVKLVPAYFIVQYLALRQWRSACLATAVLLGSIAVAWIVLPDDSHQYWFSTFFQSDRIAPETNPANQSIRGLLAHLTDGASPLWLWVVLTGVVAIASLALTAALHRRGERLLAVTIAGMTACAVSPFSWGHHWVWFVPLLVHLVHRAQSNPRWWPAAALLFVSTGAWAYHWGENYVSVGIFLLPKPWHSEPILENSHVLVFLAVLAYGFLIVRGPLAGTDTSRPPAECVKSCG; translated from the coding sequence GTGAGTGCGGTGGTGGCGCTGGTGCTGGTGTTCGCCACGGTTGATCCGTGGTTGAACGAGTCTGGCGGGATCCTGGCGGGCGGGTTGGACGCGCACGTCTACCGGGATGGCGGGGACCGGGTGTTGCAGGGGCGGCCGCTGTATACCGAGTCGACCTTTTTCGGTCTGCTGTATACCTATACGCCGTTTTCGGCACTGGTCTTTCTGCCGATTGTCGTGGTGCCCTGGACCTGGCTGACCTATTCCTCGCTGCTGCTGAATGCGGCGGTGCTCTACGGCTGTGTGCTGCTGTGCTGGCGCATCCTCGGGTACCGCATGACCGGCCGACTAGCGGGTATCAGTGCGCTGCTTGCGATTACCTGCCTGTTCCTCGAGCCGGTGCGCACCACGCTGTTCTACGGCCAGATCAATCTGGTGCTCATGCTGCTGGTGCTCTGGGACTTCTCGCGCCCCGACAACAGCCGACTGCGCGGCATCGGCGTCGGTGTTGCGGCGGGTGTCAAACTCGTCCCGGCCTACTTCATCGTGCAGTATCTTGCTCTGCGCCAATGGCGTTCGGCCTGCCTCGCCACGGCGGTACTGCTCGGCTCCATCGCGGTGGCGTGGATCGTCCTGCCCGATGATTCCCACCAGTACTGGTTTTCGACGTTCTTCCAGTCCGATCGCATTGCGCCCGAGACCAATCCGGCCAATCAATCGATTCGCGGTCTGCTCGCACACCTGACCGACGGCGCCTCCCCGCTGTGGCTGTGGGTCGTACTGACCGGCGTGGTCGCGATCGCGAGCCTGGCCCTCACCGCCGCCCTGCACCGCCGCGGTGAGCGGCTGCTGGCCGTGACCATCGCGGGTATGACCGCCTGCGCGGTATCCCCGTTCTCCTGGGGCCACCACTGGGTGTGGTTCGTCCCCCTGCTGGTGCATCTCGTGCACCGGGCCCAGTCCAACCCGCGCTGGTGGCCGGCGGCCGCCCTGCTGTTCGTCTCGACCGGCGCCTGGGCCTACCACTGGGGCGAAAACTATGTGTCCGTAGGCATTTTCCTGCTCCCCAAGCCCTGGCACAGCGAGCCGATCCTGGAGAACTCCCACGTCCTGGTCTTCCTCGCCGTGCTGGCCTACGGCTTTCTGATCGTGCGGGGTCCGCTGGCCGGGACCGATACTTCACGCCCGCCCGCCGAATGCGTTAAGTCCTGTGGATGA
- a CDS encoding S1 family peptidase produces the protein MVSVEPGHDDVRIAARQNGFQLADAAAAQWDPRADRIDQRVSGLSDAAELGESAGGDGYIAVARPDGAPPSSNVKGSLCSWAFNAAAGDGASVALTAGHCNLPALADEPNISDQKAYQLLPDRKLGERLGSFDKSVVDGTRDYSIVRLDDAARDSFDNNLVRGPVGAPAIAVTGVGIPVVGAPVCKSGVTTGFTCGVITAVDQPDPQRPPIRFQHTALALPGDSGGALISGTLAMGLVSEGGVSSEPGFSDDKPGVLGTPGSPAPPIDLGRILQQIGPQRLEQIAPFITQLLPLVPQVTMTAQSVADILAENPGLRLRTS, from the coding sequence GTGGTCTCGGTGGAGCCCGGCCACGATGACGTTCGAATTGCGGCTCGGCAGAACGGGTTTCAATTGGCGGATGCCGCTGCGGCGCAGTGGGATCCGCGTGCGGATCGGATCGATCAGCGGGTTTCCGGGCTTTCGGACGCTGCTGAGCTCGGCGAGAGTGCGGGCGGTGATGGATATATCGCTGTCGCGCGACCGGACGGGGCGCCGCCGAGTTCGAATGTGAAGGGGAGTCTGTGCTCCTGGGCGTTCAATGCGGCGGCTGGTGATGGCGCATCGGTGGCGCTCACGGCGGGGCACTGTAATTTGCCGGCGCTCGCGGATGAGCCGAATATCAGCGATCAGAAGGCGTATCAGCTCTTGCCTGACCGCAAGCTCGGCGAGCGTCTCGGTTCCTTCGACAAGTCGGTCGTCGACGGGACGCGTGACTATTCGATTGTTCGATTGGACGACGCGGCGCGGGACTCGTTCGACAACAATCTGGTGCGGGGGCCGGTCGGCGCTCCCGCTATCGCCGTGACCGGGGTCGGGATTCCGGTGGTCGGCGCTCCGGTGTGCAAGTCGGGCGTCACCACGGGATTCACCTGCGGTGTGATCACCGCGGTGGATCAGCCCGATCCGCAGCGGCCGCCGATCCGATTCCAGCACACCGCACTTGCCCTGCCCGGGGACAGCGGCGGCGCGCTCATCTCCGGAACTCTGGCCATGGGCCTGGTCAGTGAGGGCGGCGTGAGCAGCGAACCGGGATTCTCGGATGACAAGCCGGGAGTGCTCGGCACCCCGGGCTCGCCCGCACCGCCGATCGATCTCGGGCGCATCCTGCAGCAGATCGGCCCGCAGCGTCTCGAGCAGATCGCCCCTTTCATCACACAGCTGCTACCGCTGGTCCCGCAGGTGACCATGACCGCCCAATCGGTCGCCGATATCCTCGCGGAGAATCCGGGCCTGCGGCTCCGTACCAGCTGA
- a CDS encoding alpha/beta fold hydrolase, whose protein sequence is MRSMVLAALVAVSAATVTAVSSAQPPDSGGPGTIVQSRPLPESELIPQAARGFRIVYRTTGQSGEPEISGGDVFLPAGTPPPGGWRVISWAHGTSGMTQGCAPNLLGGMADTFNERPELSTYLAQGYAVEATDYIGLGAPGFYEYLAARADGHAVLDIVRAASALDPALSESYVLAGHSIGGHSVLAGAQLSATYAPELDLRGTVAYAPTSNVEDLISALARPGVPALPFLDGFKTRLLMIVAGLDHARPDLHLTDYLTPLGNHLLAIAESAQDCGTSFETAAATQPTGLLFTEPLSDPAITEALRDYLTVPPTGFHHPVLLLQGAADTLQPIPTTLLLQQQLQQAATDSQLLIYPAATHFTVLQQSDPDTASFLSRVLPTH, encoded by the coding sequence ATGCGCAGCATGGTTCTGGCGGCGCTTGTCGCCGTATCAGCGGCAACCGTCACCGCGGTGTCATCGGCACAGCCGCCGGACTCCGGCGGTCCCGGGACGATTGTTCAGTCCCGGCCCCTGCCCGAATCCGAGCTGATTCCCCAGGCGGCCAGGGGATTTCGGATCGTCTACCGGACCACCGGGCAGAGCGGTGAGCCGGAAATCAGTGGCGGCGATGTCTTTCTGCCCGCGGGAACACCCCCGCCGGGCGGCTGGCGGGTGATCTCCTGGGCGCACGGCACAAGCGGCATGACACAGGGCTGCGCCCCCAATCTTCTCGGCGGCATGGCGGATACGTTCAACGAAAGACCGGAGCTGTCAACATATCTCGCTCAGGGATATGCGGTGGAGGCCACGGACTACATCGGTCTCGGCGCACCGGGTTTCTACGAATACCTGGCCGCACGAGCGGATGGCCACGCGGTGCTCGATATCGTCCGTGCGGCCAGTGCGCTCGATCCCGCACTATCGGAATCGTATGTGCTGGCCGGACATTCGATCGGCGGGCATTCCGTACTCGCCGGTGCGCAGCTGTCCGCGACCTATGCCCCCGAACTCGATCTGCGCGGCACCGTCGCCTACGCCCCCACCAGCAATGTCGAAGACCTGATCTCCGCCCTCGCCCGCCCCGGCGTGCCCGCCCTGCCCTTCCTGGACGGTTTCAAAACCAGACTCCTGATGATCGTGGCCGGCCTCGACCACGCCCGCCCCGACCTCCACCTCACCGACTACCTGACCCCCCTCGGCAACCACTTGCTCGCGATAGCCGAATCCGCCCAGGACTGCGGAACCTCCTTCGAAACCGCCGCAGCCACCCAGCCCACCGGCCTCCTCTTCACCGAACCCCTCTCGGACCCGGCAATAACCGAGGCCCTCCGCGACTACCTCACCGTCCCCCCAACCGGCTTCCACCACCCGGTCCTACTCCTCCAGGGCGCAGCCGACACCTTGCAACCCATCCCCACCACCCTGCTCCTACAGCAACAACTCCAACAGGCCGCCACCGACAGCCAACTCCTGATCTACCCCGCAGCCACCCACTTCACAGTCCTCCAGCAATCCGACCCCGACACGGCCTCCTTCCTCTCCCGAGTCCTCCCCACCCACTGA
- a CDS encoding gamma-glutamyltransferase family protein: MGTFTTRPTLQGTFGMVSSTHWLVSATSMAVLEDGGNAFDAAVAGAFVLHVVEPHLNGPAGEVPIILAPVGQAPKVLCGQGPAPAGATIEHYTGLGLDMVPGTGPLAAAVPGAFDAWMLLLRDHGTKRLAEVLAYAIGYAEQGHPVLEDVGATISAMQHLFETEWTTSVPVYLRAGKPPAPGELLKNPVLAQTWRRVIAEAEAASTDRDAQIEAARRVWREGFIAEALIACAARPAMDTSGERHAGTLTGEDLANYRATYEDPATYTWNGWTIAKPGLWSQGPVFLQQLALLPDKLDYGTADYFHTLIEGSKLAMADREAWYGDSADIALDALLSPDYNTARRALIGEDASYRLRPGAPDGRLPMLGEHVDSAALHEIPLGAGEPTVSRTGATRGDTCHLDVVDRWGNMVAATPSGGWLQSNPVVPELGFPLGTRLQMAWLEPGLPNSLVPGLRPRTTLSPTLALREGEPVLAFGTPGGDQQDQWSLHFFLAVALGGEVRGGWDLQGAIDAPNWHQDSFPGSFYPHAMNPGGVTMESRVDAEVVTELRRRGHRITVGEPWSEGRICAVARDPATGVLSAAANPRGMQGYAAGR, encoded by the coding sequence ATGGGTACATTCACTACCCGCCCCACATTGCAGGGCACATTCGGCATGGTGTCGTCCACCCACTGGCTGGTCTCGGCGACTTCGATGGCGGTGCTCGAGGACGGCGGCAATGCCTTCGATGCGGCGGTGGCCGGGGCGTTCGTGCTGCATGTGGTCGAGCCGCATTTGAACGGTCCGGCCGGTGAGGTGCCGATTATTCTCGCGCCGGTCGGACAGGCGCCGAAAGTGCTGTGCGGGCAGGGACCCGCGCCGGCGGGCGCGACCATCGAGCACTACACCGGCCTGGGGCTGGATATGGTGCCGGGAACCGGGCCGCTGGCCGCGGCGGTGCCGGGCGCCTTCGACGCCTGGATGCTGCTGCTGCGTGACCACGGCACCAAGCGTTTGGCCGAGGTGCTGGCCTACGCCATCGGGTATGCCGAGCAGGGGCATCCCGTGCTCGAGGACGTCGGGGCCACCATCTCGGCGATGCAGCACCTGTTCGAGACCGAGTGGACGACGTCGGTACCGGTATATCTGCGCGCCGGAAAGCCGCCTGCGCCAGGGGAATTGCTGAAGAATCCGGTATTGGCGCAGACCTGGCGCCGGGTGATCGCCGAAGCCGAGGCCGCGAGCACGGACCGTGATGCCCAGATCGAGGCCGCGCGGCGCGTGTGGCGAGAGGGATTCATTGCCGAGGCGCTGATCGCCTGCGCCGCACGGCCTGCCATGGATACCTCCGGCGAGCGGCACGCGGGCACGCTCACCGGTGAGGATCTCGCGAATTACCGTGCGACGTACGAAGATCCGGCCACGTACACCTGGAACGGCTGGACGATTGCTAAGCCCGGGCTGTGGAGTCAGGGTCCGGTATTCCTGCAACAGCTCGCACTGCTGCCCGACAAGCTCGACTACGGCACGGCCGATTATTTCCACACCCTGATCGAGGGCTCGAAGCTCGCCATGGCGGACCGTGAGGCCTGGTACGGCGATAGTGCGGATATCGCGCTGGACGCACTGCTTTCCCCGGACTACAACACCGCTCGTCGTGCGTTGATCGGCGAGGACGCGTCCTACCGGCTGCGCCCCGGCGCTCCGGACGGCCGGTTGCCCATGCTGGGCGAACACGTGGATTCCGCTGCACTGCACGAGATTCCACTGGGCGCCGGAGAGCCGACCGTTTCCAGGACCGGCGCCACCCGCGGCGACACGTGTCATCTCGACGTCGTCGATCGCTGGGGCAATATGGTCGCCGCCACCCCCAGCGGCGGCTGGTTGCAGTCGAATCCTGTTGTCCCCGAACTAGGATTCCCCCTGGGCACCCGGTTGCAGATGGCCTGGCTGGAGCCGGGCCTGCCGAATTCGCTGGTTCCCGGCCTACGCCCGCGCACCACGCTCAGCCCGACCTTGGCGCTACGGGAGGGCGAGCCGGTGCTGGCGTTCGGCACTCCGGGCGGCGATCAGCAGGACCAGTGGAGTCTGCACTTCTTCCTGGCCGTGGCCCTGGGTGGAGAGGTCCGCGGCGGCTGGGATCTGCAGGGCGCCATCGATGCGCCGAACTGGCATCAGGACAGTTTTCCGGGCTCGTTCTATCCGCATGCCATGAATCCCGGTGGGGTGACCATGGAATCGCGGGTCGATGCCGAGGTCGTCACCGAACTGCGCCGGCGCGGCCATCGGATCACCGTCGGCGAACCGTGGTCGGAAGGCCGCATCTGCGCTGTCGCCCGCGACCCTGCGACGGGCGTGCTGTCGGCCGCCGCCAATCCGCGTGGGATGCAGGGTTATGCGGCCGGCCGCTGA
- a CDS encoding flavin monoamine oxidase family protein, producing MTDLRDVIVVGAGAAGLAAARALTAAGRDVVVLEARDRVGGRTLNVEIPGSDSYVEAGGMWVGPGQDRVLALIAELGATTYRTHDTGVHIGEFGGRVTRYRGRIPKLNPLALADIGLAQLRLDRAARRVPLQSPWTAPGADELDGQTFGTWLRNHTHTATGRAFFRLVTNAVWCAEPEDMSALWAQFYIHSGGGIDSLINTTGGAQQDRVIGGTQGLSIAVAAELGDRVILGAPVSEIEWGDTEVLVRAGNRQFRARHAIIAVPPPLVSRIRFAPDLPSERAQLLQRLPMGWTIKINVVYDEAFWRADGLSGQANSDRRALGTVFDASPPDAEPAALVGFLEAGHAQAAARLTPKERRDLVIDDLAAYFGPKARNPVHYLEQDWAAETYSRGCYGAFATPMTLTRFGSQLRRPVGPMHWAGTETATRWAGYIDGAIESGHRAAQEIIENNSIL from the coding sequence ATGACTGATCTCAGGGATGTCATCGTGGTCGGAGCCGGCGCGGCCGGTTTGGCGGCCGCCCGTGCGCTCACCGCGGCCGGTCGTGATGTGGTGGTGCTCGAGGCTCGCGACCGCGTCGGCGGGCGCACGCTCAATGTCGAGATACCGGGCAGCGATTCGTACGTGGAAGCCGGAGGCATGTGGGTCGGGCCGGGGCAGGATCGCGTGCTGGCATTGATCGCGGAGCTCGGTGCTACCACCTACCGGACCCACGACACCGGCGTCCACATCGGAGAATTCGGTGGCCGGGTCACCCGCTACCGGGGGCGCATACCCAAGCTGAATCCCTTGGCGCTCGCCGATATCGGGCTCGCGCAGTTGCGGCTCGATCGCGCCGCGCGCCGAGTACCGCTGCAATCGCCGTGGACCGCGCCCGGCGCGGACGAGCTCGACGGTCAGACCTTCGGCACCTGGCTGCGGAACCATACCCATACCGCCACCGGCCGTGCGTTCTTCCGCCTCGTCACCAATGCGGTGTGGTGTGCGGAGCCGGAGGACATGTCCGCCCTGTGGGCGCAGTTCTACATCCATTCCGGCGGCGGCATCGACTCGCTGATCAATACCACCGGCGGTGCGCAGCAGGACCGGGTGATCGGCGGTACGCAGGGACTGTCGATCGCCGTCGCGGCGGAATTGGGAGACCGCGTCATCCTCGGCGCCCCGGTATCGGAGATCGAGTGGGGTGATACCGAAGTCCTTGTGCGAGCGGGCAATCGACAGTTCCGCGCGCGGCATGCGATCATCGCTGTCCCGCCGCCGCTGGTATCGCGCATCCGTTTCGCTCCGGACCTGCCGTCCGAACGCGCCCAGCTGCTGCAGCGGTTGCCGATGGGCTGGACGATCAAGATCAATGTGGTCTACGACGAGGCCTTCTGGCGTGCGGACGGGCTGTCGGGGCAGGCCAATAGCGACCGCCGCGCGCTCGGCACGGTCTTCGACGCGAGTCCGCCGGATGCCGAACCCGCGGCCCTGGTGGGCTTTCTCGAAGCCGGTCACGCGCAAGCCGCCGCGCGCCTGACGCCGAAAGAGCGGCGCGACTTGGTGATCGACGATCTGGCGGCCTACTTCGGCCCCAAAGCGCGCAATCCGGTGCACTACCTCGAGCAGGACTGGGCCGCCGAAACCTACAGCCGAGGCTGCTACGGCGCGTTCGCGACCCCGATGACATTGACCCGCTTCGGATCTCAACTGCGCCGCCCCGTCGGCCCGATGCACTGGGCAGGCACCGAAACCGCGACCCGCTGGGCCGGATACATCGACGGCGCGATCGAATCCGGACACCGCGCCGCCCAGGAAATCATCGAGAACAACAGCATCCTCTGA
- a CDS encoding TetR/AcrR family transcriptional regulator gives MAVKGLRAEYAEATRSALLEAGRRLFIERRYADLSAEEIARAARLTRGALYHHFGGKQGLFEAVFEQIEEELTGRLAASLTETDAWHSGLQALDAFLDECTSVPYQRIVLQEGPVALGWDRWRELDERHMLGLVRNLVDDLTEAGIFQPRSTDLVVRAIYGLLTEMAWGIAEADDAAQARRDAGQIALDMIGALRRSTPA, from the coding sequence GTGGCTGTCAAGGGACTACGTGCGGAATACGCGGAAGCGACACGGTCTGCCCTGCTCGAAGCAGGTCGCCGGTTGTTCATCGAACGGCGCTACGCCGACCTGTCCGCCGAGGAGATCGCCCGCGCCGCCCGCCTCACGCGGGGCGCGCTGTACCACCACTTCGGCGGCAAACAGGGATTGTTCGAAGCCGTCTTCGAGCAGATCGAAGAGGAATTGACCGGCCGCCTCGCCGCCTCGCTCACCGAAACCGACGCCTGGCACAGCGGACTTCAGGCCTTGGACGCGTTTCTGGACGAGTGCACGAGCGTGCCGTATCAGCGCATCGTCCTACAGGAGGGCCCGGTCGCCCTGGGCTGGGACCGCTGGCGCGAACTCGACGAGCGTCACATGCTGGGCCTGGTCCGCAATCTGGTCGACGATCTCACCGAGGCCGGCATCTTCCAGCCCCGCTCGACCGACCTCGTCGTGCGCGCCATATACGGGCTACTCACCGAAATGGCCTGGGGCATAGCCGAAGCCGACGATGCCGCCCAGGCGCGCCGCGATGCCGGACAGATCGCCCTCGACATGATCGGCGCCCTGCGCCGGAGCACGCCGGCGTAG
- a CDS encoding peptide deformylase, producing the protein METAGLVAELVAAYRGGPAPLVQMGDPVLRRVAETVDGQVGAELLEELVEILFATMRSAPGVGVAAPQIGIPLRVAVLGDPASVAEEVAVARGRRPLPEFTIINPAYTAEGDEVGFYEGCLSMPGYQAVVARPESIRATYEDLDGTRHTQQLTGWPARIFQHETDHLAGIVYIDKAQTRSVTTNEHLQQRWAQPTPAEAARALGFPLP; encoded by the coding sequence ATGGAGACTGCGGGCTTGGTGGCGGAACTGGTTGCTGCGTATCGGGGTGGGCCCGCGCCGCTGGTGCAGATGGGCGATCCGGTGCTGCGGCGAGTCGCGGAGACGGTGGACGGGCAGGTGGGGGCCGAACTGCTGGAGGAGTTGGTGGAGATTCTGTTTGCCACGATGCGGTCGGCTCCGGGGGTGGGTGTCGCCGCACCGCAGATCGGAATTCCGTTGCGGGTGGCGGTGCTCGGGGATCCGGCGAGCGTGGCGGAGGAGGTGGCGGTGGCGCGCGGGCGGCGGCCGCTGCCGGAGTTCACCATCATCAATCCCGCGTATACGGCCGAGGGCGACGAGGTCGGGTTCTACGAAGGCTGCCTGAGCATGCCCGGATACCAGGCGGTGGTGGCCCGCCCCGAATCCATCCGCGCGACCTACGAGGATCTGGACGGCACCCGCCACACCCAGCAGCTGACCGGTTGGCCCGCCCGCATCTTCCAGCACGAGACCGACCACCTCGCCGGCATCGTCTACATCGACAAGGCGCAGACCCGATCGGTGACCACCAACGAGCATCTGCAGCAGCGGTGGGCACAGCCCACACCCGCGGAAGCCGCACGGGCACTGGGGTTTCCGCTGCCCTGA
- a CDS encoding adenylate/guanylate cyclase domain-containing protein produces the protein MSKVSVLTWAAAITLPAAGLWLLLSHPKLDAHYEHHPQHFWLVLAAATLAMTLGVILFRAARARRDVRLILVSLMFQFAAGFLGLHAIATPGVIIQMPNAGFVYAVPVGLTLGGFAALASAIEYGPVAAARLNRLVWLLSALPILALVVWAAFSLTGLPPFNGMPSPTETSRPLVILAYLGSLSYLGAAIAYARQFSRRRGLLLLSVLTAFVLLIEALLAVGYGRSWQASWWEWHVLMVAAFALIALSSHAQFRREGSALGLFDSVTLNQTMAALERDYSRALTEMAEVLRQRAAVGVPANQPLGSVGVELSKRFGLTERQFAVLEQNARLYRQLDELFRSYMSPQVATALLANPSEADLGGRIAEVSVLMADLSGFTPFAEHTDPALVVQMLNTYYGAIVPVILGEGGVVVQFVGDAVMAVFNVPTAQPDHAVRAARAGLVLQQAVAQIAAGRPDWPRFRVGVNTGPALVGNIGAAQMRNYTAIGDTTNTAARLQGVAQPGDVVIGPLTQVQLGSRALVQPLHAITVKGRREPVTCFVLRGLQ, from the coding sequence GTGTCGAAAGTGAGCGTGCTCACCTGGGCCGCGGCGATAACCCTTCCCGCGGCCGGGCTCTGGTTGCTGCTGTCGCATCCGAAGCTCGACGCTCACTACGAACACCATCCGCAGCACTTCTGGCTGGTGCTGGCCGCGGCGACGCTGGCGATGACGCTGGGCGTCATCCTGTTCCGCGCCGCGCGCGCCCGCCGCGATGTGCGACTCATCCTGGTGTCGTTGATGTTCCAGTTCGCGGCGGGCTTTCTGGGCCTGCACGCGATCGCCACGCCGGGTGTCATTATCCAGATGCCCAATGCCGGATTCGTCTACGCGGTTCCGGTCGGGCTGACCCTGGGCGGATTCGCCGCGCTGGCCTCGGCGATCGAATACGGTCCGGTCGCCGCGGCGCGACTGAACCGGCTGGTGTGGTTGCTGTCGGCCTTGCCGATCCTGGCGCTGGTGGTGTGGGCGGCGTTCTCGCTCACCGGATTGCCGCCGTTCAATGGGATGCCCAGCCCCACAGAGACATCGCGGCCGCTGGTCATCCTCGCCTATCTGGGTTCGCTGTCGTATCTGGGCGCGGCGATCGCCTACGCCCGGCAGTTCTCTCGCCGCCGCGGACTGCTGCTATTGAGTGTGCTGACCGCATTCGTGCTGCTGATCGAGGCGCTGCTGGCGGTCGGCTACGGGCGTAGCTGGCAGGCGTCCTGGTGGGAATGGCATGTGCTGATGGTGGCGGCCTTCGCGCTGATCGCACTGAGCAGTCACGCGCAATTCCGGCGGGAGGGTTCGGCACTGGGCCTGTTCGACAGTGTCACGCTCAACCAGACCATGGCCGCGCTGGAGCGCGATTACAGCCGGGCGCTCACCGAGATGGCGGAGGTATTGCGCCAGCGCGCGGCCGTCGGCGTGCCGGCGAATCAGCCGCTCGGGTCGGTCGGTGTCGAGCTGTCGAAACGGTTCGGGCTCACCGAGCGCCAGTTCGCCGTGCTGGAGCAGAATGCCCGGCTGTACCGGCAATTGGATGAGCTGTTCCGCTCGTACATGTCTCCACAGGTCGCCACGGCATTGCTCGCCAATCCGTCCGAGGCCGATCTGGGCGGACGGATCGCCGAGGTCAGCGTGCTGATGGCGGACCTGAGCGGGTTCACACCCTTTGCCGAGCACACCGACCCCGCGCTCGTGGTGCAGATGCTCAACACCTACTACGGCGCCATCGTGCCGGTCATCCTGGGCGAGGGTGGTGTGGTGGTGCAGTTCGTCGGCGATGCGGTGATGGCGGTGTTCAATGTGCCTACCGCACAACCCGATCACGCAGTGCGCGCCGCCCGGGCGGGGCTGGTGCTCCAGCAGGCGGTCGCGCAGATCGCGGCGGGCCGGCCGGACTGGCCGCGATTCCGGGTCGGGGTCAATACCGGACCGGCTCTGGTCGGCAATATCGGTGCGGCGCAGATGCGCAACTACACCGCGATCGGCGACACCACCAATACCGCGGCGCGGCTGCAGGGCGTGGCGCAGCCCGGTGACGTGGTGATCGGGCCGCTCACCCAGGTCCAGCTCGGATCGCGGGCACTCGTACAGCCGTTGCACGCGATCACGGTGAAAGGCCGGCGGGAGCCGGTCACCTGCTTCGTCCTGCGGGGTCTGCAGTGA
- a CDS encoding Crp/Fnr family transcriptional regulator: MTTDFTLLRSLDPAERREVLASCIPRRFKRREILCHEGDPGDCLHLIQSGLLLIRVATPLGYTATLTMIGPGDSFGELAVLSPDAVRTATVEAAENAETLTLSRAQLDVLRAANPGIDRMLTATLVEQVRRLSANVLEALYLPVEARVVRRLANLARIYGGPAPIAEIRLTQDDLASMAGTTRVTANRVLRDLEQRGIVALRRGRIIVTDRAGLLTAANSQH; the protein is encoded by the coding sequence GTGACCACCGATTTCACGCTGCTGCGCAGTCTCGATCCGGCCGAACGCCGCGAGGTCCTCGCCTCCTGCATCCCGCGCCGCTTCAAACGCCGTGAAATCCTGTGCCACGAGGGCGATCCCGGCGACTGTTTGCATCTGATCCAGTCCGGACTGCTGCTGATCCGGGTCGCGACCCCGCTCGGATACACCGCCACCCTGACCATGATCGGCCCCGGCGATTCGTTCGGTGAACTGGCGGTGCTCAGCCCTGATGCCGTCCGCACGGCGACCGTGGAGGCGGCGGAGAATGCCGAGACACTCACCCTGAGCCGGGCTCAACTCGACGTGCTGCGCGCCGCCAATCCCGGCATCGACCGCATGCTCACCGCCACCCTGGTCGAACAGGTGCGGCGACTGTCCGCGAATGTACTGGAAGCGCTTTACCTTCCGGTCGAGGCGCGAGTGGTGCGCCGACTGGCCAACCTCGCCCGCATCTACGGCGGACCCGCACCGATCGCCGAAATCCGGCTCACCCAGGACGATCTGGCATCGATGGCCGGAACCACCCGGGTCACCGCCAACCGAGTGCTGCGCGATCTGGAACAGCGCGGCATCGTCGCACTGCGGCGCGGGCGGATCATCGTCACCGATCGCGCCGGACTGCTGACGGCGGCCAACTCCCAGCACTAA